A single region of the Labrus bergylta chromosome 10, fLabBer1.1, whole genome shotgun sequence genome encodes:
- the mapk8a gene encoding mitogen-activated protein kinase 8 isoform X5 produces the protein MIITLRALFEQGRTFLDAQRAVFEDLTMNKNKREREFYSLDVGDSTFTVLKRYQNLRPIGSGAQGIVCSAYDQILERNVAIKKLSRPFQNQTHAKRAFRELVLMKCVNHKNIIGLLNVFTPQKSLEDFQDVYLVMELMDANLCQVIQMELDHERLSYLLYQMLCGIKHLHAAGIIHRDLKPSNIVVKSDCTLKILDFGLARTAATGLLMTPYVVTRYYRAPEVILGMGYQANVDIWSVGCILAEMVRHKILFPGRDYIDQWNKVIEQLGTPSQEFLMKLNQSVRTYVENRPRYAGYTFEKLFPDVLFPADSDHNKLKASQARDLLSKMLVIDASKRISVDEALQHPYINVWYDPAEVEAPPPKVLDKQLEERDHTVDEWKDLIYKEVSEWEEWKRNGVIRGQPPPLAQVQQ, from the exons ATGATCATAACACTGCGGGCTCTCTTCGAACAAGGG AGGACATTTTTGGATGCACAGAGAGCAGTATTTGAAGATTTAaccatgaacaaaaacaagagggAAAGAGAGTTCTACAGCCTGGATGTTGGGGACTCGACGTTCACAGTCCTAAAGCGATACCAGAATCTAAGACCCATCGGCTCCGGAGCGCAGGGCATCGTCTG CTCTGCCTACGACCAAATCCTTGAACGAAATGTTGCCATCAAGAAGCTGAGCCGGCCGTTCCAAAATCAAACCCACGCCAAGAGGGCGTTCAGAGAGCTAGTCCTAATGAAATGTGTAAACCACAAAAAT ATTATCGGCCTATTAAATGTGTTCACACCACAGAAATCATTAGAAGATTTCCAAGATGT ATACTTGGTGATGGAGCTGATGGATGCCAACCTGTGCCAGGTCATTCAGATGGAGTTGGACCACGAGAGGCTGTCCTATCTGCTCTATCAGATGCTGTGTGGTATCAAACACCTCCACGCAGCCGGCATCATTCACAGG GACCTCAAGCCCAGTAACATTGTCGTCAAGTCAGACTGCACTCTGAAGATTTTGGACTTCGGCTTGGCTCGGACGGCTGCCACAGGCCTCCTCATGACACCGTATGTGGTTACACGCTACTACAGGGCGCCAGAGGTGATCCTGGGCATGGGCTACCAAGCCAATG TGGACATATGGTCTGTGGGCTGCATACTGGCGGAAATGGTTCGCCATAAAATCCTCTTCCCGGGAAGGGACT ACATCGACCAGTGGAACAAGGTAATTGAGCAGCTAGGCACTCCATCTCAGGAATTTCTAATGAAGCTGAACCAGTCAGTAAGAACGTATGTAGAAAACAGGCCACGCTATGCCGGATACACCTTTGAGAAACTCTTCCCAGATGTGCTCTTTCCTGCAGACTCTGATCACAACAAACTGAAag CGAGCCAAGCTAGAGATCTCTTATCAAAGATGTTGGTGATTGATGCCTCCAAGCGCATCTCCGTGGACGAGGCCCTGCAGCACCCCTACATTAACGTTTGGTACGACCCAGCCGAAGTAGAAGCG cCTCCTCCGAAGGTTCTCGACAAACAGCTGGAAGAGAGGGATCATACCGTGGACGAGTGGAAAG ATCTTATTTATAAAGAAGTGAGTGAATGGGAGGAATGGAAAAGAAACGGAGTGATAAGAGGACAGCCGCCCCCTTTAG CACAGGTGCAGCAGTGA
- the mapk8a gene encoding mitogen-activated protein kinase 8 isoform X2, with amino-acid sequence MIITLRALFEQGRTFLDAQRAVFEDLTMNKNKREREFYSLDVGDSTFTVLKRYQNLRPIGSGAQGIVCSAYDQILERNVAIKKLSRPFQNQTHAKRAFRELVLMKCVNHKNIIGLLNVFTPQKSLEDFQDVYLVMELMDANLCQVIQMELDHERLSYLLYQMLCGIKHLHAAGIIHRDLKPSNIVVKSDCTLKILDFGLARTAATGLLMTPYVVTRYYRAPEVILGMGYQANVDVWSVGCIVAEMIRGSVLFPGTDHIDQWNKVIEQLGTPSQEFLMKLNQSVRTYVENRPRYAGYTFEKLFPDVLFPADSDHNKLKASQARDLLSKMLVIDASKRISVDEALQHPYINVWYDPAEVEAPPPKVLDKQLEERDHTVDEWKDLIYKEVSEWEEWKRNGVIRGQPPPLGAAVIDSPPQPTSSSSSSANDVSSMSTEPTDPSSDPTLASETDSSLDSHTSLGALACCR; translated from the exons ATGATCATAACACTGCGGGCTCTCTTCGAACAAGGG AGGACATTTTTGGATGCACAGAGAGCAGTATTTGAAGATTTAaccatgaacaaaaacaagagggAAAGAGAGTTCTACAGCCTGGATGTTGGGGACTCGACGTTCACAGTCCTAAAGCGATACCAGAATCTAAGACCCATCGGCTCCGGAGCGCAGGGCATCGTCTG CTCTGCCTACGACCAAATCCTTGAACGAAATGTTGCCATCAAGAAGCTGAGCCGGCCGTTCCAAAATCAAACCCACGCCAAGAGGGCGTTCAGAGAGCTAGTCCTAATGAAATGTGTAAACCACAAAAAT ATTATCGGCCTATTAAATGTGTTCACACCACAGAAATCATTAGAAGATTTCCAAGATGT ATACTTGGTGATGGAGCTGATGGATGCCAACCTGTGCCAGGTCATTCAGATGGAGTTGGACCACGAGAGGCTGTCCTATCTGCTCTATCAGATGCTGTGTGGTATCAAACACCTCCACGCAGCCGGCATCATTCACAGG GACCTCAAGCCCAGTAACATTGTCGTCAAGTCAGACTGCACTCTGAAGATTTTGGACTTCGGCTTGGCTCGGACGGCTGCCACAGGCCTCCTCATGACACCGTATGTGGTTACACGCTACTACAGGGCGCCAGAGGTGATCCTGGGCATGGGCTACCAAGCCAATG TGGATGTATGGTCAGTGGGCTGCATTGTGGCCGAGATGATCAGGGGAAGTGTTTTGTTCCCCGGCACTGATC ACATCGACCAGTGGAACAAGGTAATTGAGCAGCTAGGCACTCCATCTCAGGAATTTCTAATGAAGCTGAACCAGTCAGTAAGAACGTATGTAGAAAACAGGCCACGCTATGCCGGATACACCTTTGAGAAACTCTTCCCAGATGTGCTCTTTCCTGCAGACTCTGATCACAACAAACTGAAag CGAGCCAAGCTAGAGATCTCTTATCAAAGATGTTGGTGATTGATGCCTCCAAGCGCATCTCCGTGGACGAGGCCCTGCAGCACCCCTACATTAACGTTTGGTACGACCCAGCCGAAGTAGAAGCG cCTCCTCCGAAGGTTCTCGACAAACAGCTGGAAGAGAGGGATCATACCGTGGACGAGTGGAAAG ATCTTATTTATAAAGAAGTGAGTGAATGGGAGGAATGGAAAAGAAACGGAGTGATAAGAGGACAGCCGCCCCCTTTAG GTGCAGCAGTGATCGACAGCCCCCCGCAGCCCacgtcctcctcctcgtcttcagcCAACGATGTCTCGTCCATGTCCACAGAGCCCACTGACCCGAGCAGTGACCCCACCCTGGCATCTGAAACAGACAGCAGCCTGGACAGCCACACCTCTCTGGGTGCACTGGCCTGCTGCAGATAA
- the mapk8a gene encoding mitogen-activated protein kinase 8 isoform X1 produces MIITLRALFEQGRTFLDAQRAVFEDLTMNKNKREREFYSLDVGDSTFTVLKRYQNLRPIGSGAQGIVCSAYDQILERNVAIKKLSRPFQNQTHAKRAFRELVLMKCVNHKNIIGLLNVFTPQKSLEDFQDVYLVMELMDANLCQVIQMELDHERLSYLLYQMLCGIKHLHAAGIIHRDLKPSNIVVKSDCTLKILDFGLARTAATGLLMTPYVVTRYYRAPEVILGMGYQANVDIWSVGCILAEMVRHKILFPGRDYIDQWNKVIEQLGTPSQEFLMKLNQSVRTYVENRPRYAGYTFEKLFPDVLFPADSDHNKLKASQARDLLSKMLVIDASKRISVDEALQHPYINVWYDPAEVEAPPPKVLDKQLEERDHTVDEWKDLIYKEVSEWEEWKRNGVIRGQPPPLGAAVIDSPPQPTSSSSSSANDVSSMSTEPTDPSSDPTLASETDSSLDSHTSLGALACCR; encoded by the exons ATGATCATAACACTGCGGGCTCTCTTCGAACAAGGG AGGACATTTTTGGATGCACAGAGAGCAGTATTTGAAGATTTAaccatgaacaaaaacaagagggAAAGAGAGTTCTACAGCCTGGATGTTGGGGACTCGACGTTCACAGTCCTAAAGCGATACCAGAATCTAAGACCCATCGGCTCCGGAGCGCAGGGCATCGTCTG CTCTGCCTACGACCAAATCCTTGAACGAAATGTTGCCATCAAGAAGCTGAGCCGGCCGTTCCAAAATCAAACCCACGCCAAGAGGGCGTTCAGAGAGCTAGTCCTAATGAAATGTGTAAACCACAAAAAT ATTATCGGCCTATTAAATGTGTTCACACCACAGAAATCATTAGAAGATTTCCAAGATGT ATACTTGGTGATGGAGCTGATGGATGCCAACCTGTGCCAGGTCATTCAGATGGAGTTGGACCACGAGAGGCTGTCCTATCTGCTCTATCAGATGCTGTGTGGTATCAAACACCTCCACGCAGCCGGCATCATTCACAGG GACCTCAAGCCCAGTAACATTGTCGTCAAGTCAGACTGCACTCTGAAGATTTTGGACTTCGGCTTGGCTCGGACGGCTGCCACAGGCCTCCTCATGACACCGTATGTGGTTACACGCTACTACAGGGCGCCAGAGGTGATCCTGGGCATGGGCTACCAAGCCAATG TGGACATATGGTCTGTGGGCTGCATACTGGCGGAAATGGTTCGCCATAAAATCCTCTTCCCGGGAAGGGACT ACATCGACCAGTGGAACAAGGTAATTGAGCAGCTAGGCACTCCATCTCAGGAATTTCTAATGAAGCTGAACCAGTCAGTAAGAACGTATGTAGAAAACAGGCCACGCTATGCCGGATACACCTTTGAGAAACTCTTCCCAGATGTGCTCTTTCCTGCAGACTCTGATCACAACAAACTGAAag CGAGCCAAGCTAGAGATCTCTTATCAAAGATGTTGGTGATTGATGCCTCCAAGCGCATCTCCGTGGACGAGGCCCTGCAGCACCCCTACATTAACGTTTGGTACGACCCAGCCGAAGTAGAAGCG cCTCCTCCGAAGGTTCTCGACAAACAGCTGGAAGAGAGGGATCATACCGTGGACGAGTGGAAAG ATCTTATTTATAAAGAAGTGAGTGAATGGGAGGAATGGAAAAGAAACGGAGTGATAAGAGGACAGCCGCCCCCTTTAG GTGCAGCAGTGATCGACAGCCCCCCGCAGCCCacgtcctcctcctcgtcttcagcCAACGATGTCTCGTCCATGTCCACAGAGCCCACTGACCCGAGCAGTGACCCCACCCTGGCATCTGAAACAGACAGCAGCCTGGACAGCCACACCTCTCTGGGTGCACTGGCCTGCTGCAGATAA
- the mapk8a gene encoding mitogen-activated protein kinase 8 isoform X4: MNKNKREREFYSLDVGDSTFTVLKRYQNLRPIGSGAQGIVCSAYDQILERNVAIKKLSRPFQNQTHAKRAFRELVLMKCVNHKNIIGLLNVFTPQKSLEDFQDVYLVMELMDANLCQVIQMELDHERLSYLLYQMLCGIKHLHAAGIIHRDLKPSNIVVKSDCTLKILDFGLARTAATGLLMTPYVVTRYYRAPEVILGMGYQANVDIWSVGCILAEMVRHKILFPGRDYIDQWNKVIEQLGTPSQEFLMKLNQSVRTYVENRPRYAGYTFEKLFPDVLFPADSDHNKLKASQARDLLSKMLVIDASKRISVDEALQHPYINVWYDPAEVEAPPPKVLDKQLEERDHTVDEWKDLIYKEVSEWEEWKRNGVIRGQPPPLGAAVIDSPPQPTSSSSSSANDVSSMSTEPTDPSSDPTLASETDSSLDSHTSLGALACCR; the protein is encoded by the exons atgaacaaaaacaagagggAAAGAGAGTTCTACAGCCTGGATGTTGGGGACTCGACGTTCACAGTCCTAAAGCGATACCAGAATCTAAGACCCATCGGCTCCGGAGCGCAGGGCATCGTCTG CTCTGCCTACGACCAAATCCTTGAACGAAATGTTGCCATCAAGAAGCTGAGCCGGCCGTTCCAAAATCAAACCCACGCCAAGAGGGCGTTCAGAGAGCTAGTCCTAATGAAATGTGTAAACCACAAAAAT ATTATCGGCCTATTAAATGTGTTCACACCACAGAAATCATTAGAAGATTTCCAAGATGT ATACTTGGTGATGGAGCTGATGGATGCCAACCTGTGCCAGGTCATTCAGATGGAGTTGGACCACGAGAGGCTGTCCTATCTGCTCTATCAGATGCTGTGTGGTATCAAACACCTCCACGCAGCCGGCATCATTCACAGG GACCTCAAGCCCAGTAACATTGTCGTCAAGTCAGACTGCACTCTGAAGATTTTGGACTTCGGCTTGGCTCGGACGGCTGCCACAGGCCTCCTCATGACACCGTATGTGGTTACACGCTACTACAGGGCGCCAGAGGTGATCCTGGGCATGGGCTACCAAGCCAATG TGGACATATGGTCTGTGGGCTGCATACTGGCGGAAATGGTTCGCCATAAAATCCTCTTCCCGGGAAGGGACT ACATCGACCAGTGGAACAAGGTAATTGAGCAGCTAGGCACTCCATCTCAGGAATTTCTAATGAAGCTGAACCAGTCAGTAAGAACGTATGTAGAAAACAGGCCACGCTATGCCGGATACACCTTTGAGAAACTCTTCCCAGATGTGCTCTTTCCTGCAGACTCTGATCACAACAAACTGAAag CGAGCCAAGCTAGAGATCTCTTATCAAAGATGTTGGTGATTGATGCCTCCAAGCGCATCTCCGTGGACGAGGCCCTGCAGCACCCCTACATTAACGTTTGGTACGACCCAGCCGAAGTAGAAGCG cCTCCTCCGAAGGTTCTCGACAAACAGCTGGAAGAGAGGGATCATACCGTGGACGAGTGGAAAG ATCTTATTTATAAAGAAGTGAGTGAATGGGAGGAATGGAAAAGAAACGGAGTGATAAGAGGACAGCCGCCCCCTTTAG GTGCAGCAGTGATCGACAGCCCCCCGCAGCCCacgtcctcctcctcgtcttcagcCAACGATGTCTCGTCCATGTCCACAGAGCCCACTGACCCGAGCAGTGACCCCACCCTGGCATCTGAAACAGACAGCAGCCTGGACAGCCACACCTCTCTGGGTGCACTGGCCTGCTGCAGATAA
- the mapk8a gene encoding mitogen-activated protein kinase 8 isoform X3 produces the protein MQACQRTFLDAQRAVFEDLTMNKNKREREFYSLDVGDSTFTVLKRYQNLRPIGSGAQGIVCSAYDQILERNVAIKKLSRPFQNQTHAKRAFRELVLMKCVNHKNIIGLLNVFTPQKSLEDFQDVYLVMELMDANLCQVIQMELDHERLSYLLYQMLCGIKHLHAAGIIHRDLKPSNIVVKSDCTLKILDFGLARTAATGLLMTPYVVTRYYRAPEVILGMGYQANVDIWSVGCILAEMVRHKILFPGRDYIDQWNKVIEQLGTPSQEFLMKLNQSVRTYVENRPRYAGYTFEKLFPDVLFPADSDHNKLKASQARDLLSKMLVIDASKRISVDEALQHPYINVWYDPAEVEAPPPKVLDKQLEERDHTVDEWKDLIYKEVSEWEEWKRNGVIRGQPPPLGAAVIDSPPQPTSSSSSSANDVSSMSTEPTDPSSDPTLASETDSSLDSHTSLGALACCR, from the exons atgcaGGCATGTCAG AGGACATTTTTGGATGCACAGAGAGCAGTATTTGAAGATTTAaccatgaacaaaaacaagagggAAAGAGAGTTCTACAGCCTGGATGTTGGGGACTCGACGTTCACAGTCCTAAAGCGATACCAGAATCTAAGACCCATCGGCTCCGGAGCGCAGGGCATCGTCTG CTCTGCCTACGACCAAATCCTTGAACGAAATGTTGCCATCAAGAAGCTGAGCCGGCCGTTCCAAAATCAAACCCACGCCAAGAGGGCGTTCAGAGAGCTAGTCCTAATGAAATGTGTAAACCACAAAAAT ATTATCGGCCTATTAAATGTGTTCACACCACAGAAATCATTAGAAGATTTCCAAGATGT ATACTTGGTGATGGAGCTGATGGATGCCAACCTGTGCCAGGTCATTCAGATGGAGTTGGACCACGAGAGGCTGTCCTATCTGCTCTATCAGATGCTGTGTGGTATCAAACACCTCCACGCAGCCGGCATCATTCACAGG GACCTCAAGCCCAGTAACATTGTCGTCAAGTCAGACTGCACTCTGAAGATTTTGGACTTCGGCTTGGCTCGGACGGCTGCCACAGGCCTCCTCATGACACCGTATGTGGTTACACGCTACTACAGGGCGCCAGAGGTGATCCTGGGCATGGGCTACCAAGCCAATG TGGACATATGGTCTGTGGGCTGCATACTGGCGGAAATGGTTCGCCATAAAATCCTCTTCCCGGGAAGGGACT ACATCGACCAGTGGAACAAGGTAATTGAGCAGCTAGGCACTCCATCTCAGGAATTTCTAATGAAGCTGAACCAGTCAGTAAGAACGTATGTAGAAAACAGGCCACGCTATGCCGGATACACCTTTGAGAAACTCTTCCCAGATGTGCTCTTTCCTGCAGACTCTGATCACAACAAACTGAAag CGAGCCAAGCTAGAGATCTCTTATCAAAGATGTTGGTGATTGATGCCTCCAAGCGCATCTCCGTGGACGAGGCCCTGCAGCACCCCTACATTAACGTTTGGTACGACCCAGCCGAAGTAGAAGCG cCTCCTCCGAAGGTTCTCGACAAACAGCTGGAAGAGAGGGATCATACCGTGGACGAGTGGAAAG ATCTTATTTATAAAGAAGTGAGTGAATGGGAGGAATGGAAAAGAAACGGAGTGATAAGAGGACAGCCGCCCCCTTTAG GTGCAGCAGTGATCGACAGCCCCCCGCAGCCCacgtcctcctcctcgtcttcagcCAACGATGTCTCGTCCATGTCCACAGAGCCCACTGACCCGAGCAGTGACCCCACCCTGGCATCTGAAACAGACAGCAGCCTGGACAGCCACACCTCTCTGGGTGCACTGGCCTGCTGCAGATAA